The Klebsiella sp. RIT-PI-d genomic sequence GAGCAGCAAGAAATGGGTAAATCAGTATCCCGCGGCCATTTGCGCACGGGCGATCTGGTTCTGTTTCGTGCGGGCTCTACGGGACGTCACGTCGGGATCTACCTCGGCAACAACCAGTTTGTTCATGCCTCTACCAGCAGCGGCGTTATGATTTCCAATCTGGACGAGCCTTACTGGAAGAAGCGCTATAATGAAGCGCGTCGTGTCCTGAGTCGTACCTGATGTTTTCTGTTGTCGGTTTTCCCTTGGCTGACAACAGCAAGAAAAAAACACTGCTCAGGCAGTGTTTTTTTTTACCTGTATACCCGCGATTGAAGGGGGCTGAACTATGCTTAGCCAAATGCCGTTACTAAAAAATAGCGCGCACCTCTCATCCATCGTTACAGATAGCGTAACTCTATGCTGACACACTATTTTTTTAACCACCGTAAATCAGTCATCATCAGCATTATTACGGGCTTAATTATTGGTTTATTGGTGGGCTGCGCGCATTTCGCCACGATTTATCATGAGCGGGAAAAGCGTTTTGATACCATTACCGCTCACCTGCAGCGCTTTCTGAATGATGGCTTTACTGAACTGCGTGAAACCGTGGACATGCTACAGCCGCTGGCAAACTATCCCTGTACGGAAATTCTCTCCGAGTTAACCACCCGAGCCGCATTCACACTGAACGTCCGTGCCTTCTTACTGGTCGACGACGGACGGGCGGTCTGCTCTTCTGCCACCGGGCCGATGAATATGCCGCTCAATCAGCTGGTGCCCGGAATTGATATTCATAAACCGCTGGATGTGACCGTACTGGCGGGCACGCCCATGATGCCAGGCAAAACGGCAATAGCGCTGTGGATACGTGATCCTCAGCATGAAGGTCGCGGCGTGTTCACATCGTTAAATGCTAACCTGACGCCGCTGCTGCTCTACCCTACAAGACACGATGACTTTTCAGGCATTGCGCTGGGCTTAGACCATCTTGCTATCTCTTCTTTTTCGAGTGAACTGATTAATCCGCAGACCCTGGACAAGCAGCCTGTACGCCAGGTCAAACTTGCGGGTCTGCCGATTAGCGTTTATTTATATGCCAGCGCCTGGCCCAGAGAAAACCTGCAATTTACCTTTTTACTGGCATTAGTCAGCGTACTGCTGGCGTCGGTACTGTGCTTCTATATTCTGACGCTGCGCCGGCATCCCGGAAAAGAGCTGCTGTCCGCCATTAAACATAATCAGTTCTATGTGGTTTATCAGCCGGTGATTGATACCCAAAGCATGAAAATTGCGGGCGTAGAGGCGTTAATGCGCTGGAAACATCCGGAAGCCGGAAATATTCCGCCTGATGTTTTTATTCATTTTGCGGAGACGCAGGATCTGATCGTGCCGCTCACCCGGCATTTATTCAAACTTATTGCCCGCGACGCACAGACATTGCAACACATCCTGCCGCCAGGCTCCCGGCTGGGCATTAACATTGCACCTGCACATCTGCATACCGACGGCTTTCGTCAGGATATTCGCGCCTTTGTCGACTCGCTCCCCCAAAACCATTTTCAGCTGGTCCTGGAAATGACCGAGCGCGATATGCTTAACCAGACGCTGGCCTCTAAGATCTTCGACTGGCTGCATGAACAAGGATACCTTATTGCCATTGACGACTTCGGTACAGGCCACAGCGCCCTGATTTACCTTGAGCGTTTTCGCTTTGATTATCTGAAAATCGATAAGGGATTTATTAGCGCCATCGGCACAGAAACCGTCACTTCTCCGGTACTGGATGCGGTATTATTGCTGTCTAAACGAATGAATCTCACGACCGTAGCCGAAGGCGTTGAGACGCCGGAACAGGCCAGCTGGTTGTGCGATCGGGGCGTCAACTATCTTCAGGGTTACTGGATCAGTAGACCGTTGACGTTGAAGCAACTGGTAGATGCGCATGAAGAGCCTGCAAAATATTTCCGATCTTCTCAAGCGTCAATTACTATTCAGGGACAATAGATCGGTTCATCTGGAACCGGTCGCGTTAAGGATGGCCGTTCAGGTATGTTAGTACGCCTCTGTTTCTTACTCATTGCACTATTCAGTTTTGCCGCTCAGGCGCAAACGATTAAAGAGAACAATGCGTTTGCCGTGATTGGCGAACCGAAGTATGCCGTTAACTTTACGCACTTCGATTATGTTAATCCCGCGGCCCCCAAAGGCGGCACGGTTACTTTGGCAGCCATCGGGACATTCGATAACTTTAACCGCTTTGCCATGCGCGGCAACCCGGCCGAACGCACGGGCGCACTGTACGATACTTTATTTACGACCTCTGATGACGAGCCGGGCAGCTACTATCCTCTGGTGGCTGAAAGCGCACGCTATGCCGATGACTATTCCTGGGTCGAACTGAATATCAATCCGCTCGCCAGGTTTCACGATGGCACACCAGTAACGGCGCAAGATGTGGTGTTTACCTTTACTAAATTTATGACCGAAGGCGTACCGCAATTTCGTCTGGTCTATAAAGGCACCACGTTTAAAGCGATTGCCCCGCTTACCGTGCGCATTGAGCTTGCGCAACCGGGTAAGGAGAATATGTTGAGTCTGTTTTCTCTTCCGGTGATGCCGGAAAAGTTCTGGCGTAGCCATAAACTTAACGAACCTCTCGCTCAGCCCCCGCTGTCCGGCGGACCCTATAAAATTAGCGCCTGGCGAATGGGGCAATATGTTACTTACTCCCGGGTAAAGGACTATTGGGCAGCGCAGCTTCCCGTTAACCGGGGACGCTGGAATTTCGACACTATTCGTTATGATTATTATCTGGACGATAACGTCGCTTTCGAAGCATTTAAGGCGGGTGCATTTGATTTTCGCACGGAAGGCAGCGCCAAAAACTGGGCGACCCGTTACATCGGCAAAAACTTTGCCAACCATTATATCGTTAAAGAAGAGCTGGAAAGTGACGCGGCACAGGACGCACGCTGGCTGGCCTTTAATATTCAGCGCCCGGTATTCAGGGACCGCGCGGTGCGGGAAGCTATCTCGCTGGCCTTTGATTTTGAATGGATGAATAAAGCGTTATTTTATAATGCTTATAGCCGGGCTGACAGCTACTTCCTGAATACTGAATATGCCGCAAGACATTATCCTGATGCGGATGAACTGACGCTGCTGGCACCGATGAAAGACGCATTGCCTCCCGAGGTATTTACCTCTATTTATCAGCCGCCGAAATCCACTGGCGATGGTTACGATCGCGATAACCTGCTTAAAGCCAGCGATCTGTTAACCCGGGCCGGCTGGGTAATGAAAGGCCAGCAGCGTGTCAATAGCCAGACCGGTAAACCGCTGCGTTTTGAATTGCTGCTCCCTTCCGGGGGCAACGACCAGTGGGTGCTGGCATTCAAACACAATCTGGCGCGTATTGGGGTCACCATGGAGATACGCCAAATCGACAACTCCCAGCTTACCAGCCGCCTGCGCAGCCGCGACTACGATATGATGCCTCGCCAGGTGCAGGCAATGCCGTGGCCCAGTTCCGATCTGCAGATTTCCTGGGCCTCAGAATACATCGACTCCAGCTACAACGCCCCGGGGGTAAAAAGCCCGGTCATTGATGCCTTAATCGCGCAAATTATTCGCGAGCAGGGAAACAAAGAAAAGCTGCTGCCGCTGGGACGGGCGCTGGATCGGGTGTTAACCTGGAATTACTATATGCTGCCGATGTGGTATATGGCGAAAGACCGGCTGGCCTATTGGGATAAGTTTTCGCATCCGCCAACGCCACCGCTCTACTCTGTCGGGTTCGACAACTGGTGGTACGATGTTAACAAAGCGGCAAAATTACCCGCAGCCAGACGTTAAGGAGCAGGCATGGGCGCTTATTTACTTCGCCGCTTATTATTGGTGATCCCAACATTGTGGGCGATTATTACCATTAATTTTTTTATTGTTCAGGTCGCCCCCGGTGGCCCGGTCGATCAGGCTATTGCGACCATGGAAATGGGAAACTCTGGCGGCCTGCCTGGTACGGGTGGCGGCGGCCTTAACACCGCCCATGCGCGGCCCGGGGTGGGTAATTTAAGTGAAAGCCACTATCGCGGCGGGCGCGGTCTTGATCCAGAGGTCATTGCTGAAATCACCCATCGCTACGGCTTTGATAAACCGCTGCATGAACGCTATTTCAATATGTTGTGGAACTATGTGCGCTTTGATTTCGGTGACAGCCTGTTTCGTAGCGCCTCGGTACTGGATCTGATTAAACAAAGCCTGCCGGTGTCGATTACGCTTGGTTTATGGAGCACGCTGATTATCTATCTGGTCTCCATACCGCTCGGCATTCGTAAAGCGGTGCACAACGGCAGCCGGTTCGATATCTGGAGTAGCGCGTTTATTATCATTGGCTATGCCATTCCGGCTTTCCTGTTTGCCATTCTGATGATTGTCTTCTTTGCCGGGGGCAGCTATTACGATATCTTTCCGCTGCGCGGGCTGGTGTCAGCTAACTTTGATACCCTCTCCTGGCCTCAAAAGATCGCCGACTACTTGTGGCATATCACCCTGCCGGTACTGGCAACAGTGATCGGCGGATTTGCCGCACTGACCATGCTCACCAAGAACGCGTTCCTCGACGAAATTCGCAAGCAGTATGTGGTTACCGCACGGGCAAAAGGGGTCAGTGAGAAAAACATTCTCTGGGGGCACGTGTTTCGTAACGCCATGCTGCTGGTAATAGCCGGTTTCCCCGCCACCTTTATTAGCATGTTTTTTACCGGTTCGTTATTAATAGAAGTGATGTTCTCACTGAACGGTCTGGGGCTTCTGGGCTATGAATCGACTATTTCGCGGGACTATCCGGTGATGTTCGGCACGCTCTATATTTTTACCTTAGTGGGGCTGCTGCTGAATATTCTCAGTGATATCACCTATACGTTTGTCGATCCGCGTATTGATTTTGAGGGCCGCTGATGCGTCGTTTAAACTCCATCAATCAGGCACGCTGGGCGCGCTTTCGCCATAACCGACGCGGCTACTGGTCGTTATGGATCTTTCTGGCAATTTTTATCTGCTGTCTGCTGTCGGAAATTATCGCCAATGATAAACCGCTGCTGGTGCAGTATCAGGGAAACCTGTATTTCCCGGTGGTGAAAAATTATAGCGAGCGTGATTTTGGTGGGCCATTCAGTACGACCGCAGATTACCAGGATCCATGGTTGCAAAAACAGCTCGCCAGCCATGGCTGGGTGGTATGGGCGCCGATACGTTTTGGGGCTAACAGTATCAACTTCTCCAGCGATAAACCGTTTCCCGCCCCGCCATCTGCGCAAAACTGGCTGGGAACCGACGCTAACGGCGGGGATGTGCTGGCGCGCATTCTCTACGGTTCGCGGATCTCACTGCTGTTTGGTCTGATGCTGACCCTGTGTACCAGCGTCCTGGGCGTGGTGGTCGGTGCAATCCAGGGCTATTACGGCGGCAAAATAGATTTAATTGGTCAGCGCATTATTGAGGTCTGGTCGGGAATGCCGACGCTCTTTTTGATAATCCTGCTCTCAAGTGTAATTCAACCGAATTTCTGGTGGCTGCTGGCGATTACGGTTCTGTTTGGCTGGATGACGCTGGTCGGCGTGGTGCGTGCGGAGTTCCTGCGCACCCGTAACTATGACTATATTCGCGCAGCACAGGCGATGGGGGTAAGCGATCGGGCGATTATTTTTCGCCACATGCTGCCCAATGCGATGGTCGCCACCCTTACTTTTCTGCCGTTTATTCTGTGCAGTTCGATAACCACCCTGACCTCCCTGGATTTTCTGGGCTTTGGCCTGCCGCTCGGCTCACCATCGCTCGGCGAGTTACTGCTACAGGGTAAAAATAACTTACAGGCTCCGTGGCTTGGGATTACGGCTTTCTTATCGGTCGCGGTGCTGCTGTCGCTGCTGATTTTTATTGGTGAAGCCGTGCGCGACGCCTTCGACCCGGGTAAGGCGGTATAAGATGACACATCCCCTCTTAGCTATCGACCGATTGTCGATTGCCTTTACGCAGCAGGGTGAAACCCGCACGGTGGTCAGCGATTTATCGCTTAAGGTTGAAGCCGGTGAAACGCTGGCGCTGGTGGGTGAATCCGGCTCGGGTAAAACGGTTTCGGCCCTGTCGGTACTGCGCCTGCTCCCTTCACCGCCGGTTAGCTGGCCGCAGGGCGATATCCTCTTTCACGGTCAGTCGCTTCTGAATGCGGATGAGCGGACGCTACGCGGAATTCGCGGCAATCGCATCGCCATGATTTTTCAGGAGCCAATGGTATCGCTCAATCCGCTGCATAATCTGGAAAAACAGCTTTATGAGGTGTTATCCCTGCACCGGGGGATGCGCAGAGAAGCGGCAAGAGCAGAAATGCTTACCTGTCTCGACAGGGTCGGGATCCGCAACGCTGCCCGGCGGCTGGCAGATTATCCGCATCAGTTTTCCGGCGGTGAGCGCCAGCGTGTGATGATCGCCATGGCGCTGTTAACTCGCCCTGAACTGCTGATTGCCGATGAGCCGACGACGGCGCTTGATGTCTCAGTGCAGGCACAAATTCTGCAACTGCTACAGGAGTTACGCCAGGAGTTGAATATGGGCCTGCTGTTTATTACCCATAACCTGAGTATTGTGCGCAAGTTAGCCGATAACGTCGCCGTCATGCAGAATGGCCGCTGCGTAGAGCAAAACCGCGCCACCACGCTGTTTGCCGCCCCTGCACATCCGTATACTCAGCGTCTGTTAAATAGCGAGCCGTCCGGCGATCCGGTGCCGGTGCCGTCGGACTCCCCGCCGCTGTTAGAGGTCGACGATTTGTGCGTGGAGTTTCCGGTGCGCAAAGGGCTGCTGAGACGCATCGTCGCTCATAATCGGGTCGTAAACCACGTGAGCTTTACTTTGCGCCAGGGTGAAGCGCTGGGGCTGGTGGGTGAGTCCGGCTCGGGAAAAAGCACTACCGGCCTGGCCTTGCTCAGACTGATCGCCTCTCAAGGGCATATCCGTTTTGATGGTCAGGCGCTTAACGGGCTGAGTCGCAAACGGCTATTACCGGTACGCCACCGTATTCAGGTCGTGTTTCAGGACCCCAATTCATCGCTTAATCCGCGCCTCAATGTACTACAAATTGTTGAAGA encodes the following:
- a CDS encoding cyclic di-GMP phosphodiesterase, with the protein product MLTHYFFNHRKSVIISIITGLIIGLLVGCAHFATIYHEREKRFDTITAHLQRFLNDGFTELRETVDMLQPLANYPCTEILSELTTRAAFTLNVRAFLLVDDGRAVCSSATGPMNMPLNQLVPGIDIHKPLDVTVLAGTPMMPGKTAIALWIRDPQHEGRGVFTSLNANLTPLLLYPTRHDDFSGIALGLDHLAISSFSSELINPQTLDKQPVRQVKLAGLPISVYLYASAWPRENLQFTFLLALVSVLLASVLCFYILTLRRHPGKELLSAIKHNQFYVVYQPVIDTQSMKIAGVEALMRWKHPEAGNIPPDVFIHFAETQDLIVPLTRHLFKLIARDAQTLQHILPPGSRLGINIAPAHLHTDGFRQDIRAFVDSLPQNHFQLVLEMTERDMLNQTLASKIFDWLHEQGYLIAIDDFGTGHSALIYLERFRFDYLKIDKGFISAIGTETVTSPVLDAVLLLSKRMNLTTVAEGVETPEQASWLCDRGVNYLQGYWISRPLTLKQLVDAHEEPAKYFRSSQASITIQGQ
- a CDS encoding extracellular solute-binding protein, with the translated sequence MLVRLCFLLIALFSFAAQAQTIKENNAFAVIGEPKYAVNFTHFDYVNPAAPKGGTVTLAAIGTFDNFNRFAMRGNPAERTGALYDTLFTTSDDEPGSYYPLVAESARYADDYSWVELNINPLARFHDGTPVTAQDVVFTFTKFMTEGVPQFRLVYKGTTFKAIAPLTVRIELAQPGKENMLSLFSLPVMPEKFWRSHKLNEPLAQPPLSGGPYKISAWRMGQYVTYSRVKDYWAAQLPVNRGRWNFDTIRYDYYLDDNVAFEAFKAGAFDFRTEGSAKNWATRYIGKNFANHYIVKEELESDAAQDARWLAFNIQRPVFRDRAVREAISLAFDFEWMNKALFYNAYSRADSYFLNTEYAARHYPDADELTLLAPMKDALPPEVFTSIYQPPKSTGDGYDRDNLLKASDLLTRAGWVMKGQQRVNSQTGKPLRFELLLPSGGNDQWVLAFKHNLARIGVTMEIRQIDNSQLTSRLRSRDYDMMPRQVQAMPWPSSDLQISWASEYIDSSYNAPGVKSPVIDALIAQIIREQGNKEKLLPLGRALDRVLTWNYYMLPMWYMAKDRLAYWDKFSHPPTPPLYSVGFDNWWYDVNKAAKLPAARR
- a CDS encoding microcin C ABC transporter permease YejB, whose protein sequence is MGAYLLRRLLLVIPTLWAIITINFFIVQVAPGGPVDQAIATMEMGNSGGLPGTGGGGLNTAHARPGVGNLSESHYRGGRGLDPEVIAEITHRYGFDKPLHERYFNMLWNYVRFDFGDSLFRSASVLDLIKQSLPVSITLGLWSTLIIYLVSIPLGIRKAVHNGSRFDIWSSAFIIIGYAIPAFLFAILMIVFFAGGSYYDIFPLRGLVSANFDTLSWPQKIADYLWHITLPVLATVIGGFAALTMLTKNAFLDEIRKQYVVTARAKGVSEKNILWGHVFRNAMLLVIAGFPATFISMFFTGSLLIEVMFSLNGLGLLGYESTISRDYPVMFGTLYIFTLVGLLLNILSDITYTFVDPRIDFEGR
- a CDS encoding microcin C ABC transporter permease codes for the protein MRRLNSINQARWARFRHNRRGYWSLWIFLAIFICCLLSEIIANDKPLLVQYQGNLYFPVVKNYSERDFGGPFSTTADYQDPWLQKQLASHGWVVWAPIRFGANSINFSSDKPFPAPPSAQNWLGTDANGGDVLARILYGSRISLLFGLMLTLCTSVLGVVVGAIQGYYGGKIDLIGQRIIEVWSGMPTLFLIILLSSVIQPNFWWLLAITVLFGWMTLVGVVRAEFLRTRNYDYIRAAQAMGVSDRAIIFRHMLPNAMVATLTFLPFILCSSITTLTSLDFLGFGLPLGSPSLGELLLQGKNNLQAPWLGITAFLSVAVLLSLLIFIGEAVRDAFDPGKAV
- the yejF gene encoding microcin C ABC transporter ATP-binding protein YejF, with the translated sequence MTHPLLAIDRLSIAFTQQGETRTVVSDLSLKVEAGETLALVGESGSGKTVSALSVLRLLPSPPVSWPQGDILFHGQSLLNADERTLRGIRGNRIAMIFQEPMVSLNPLHNLEKQLYEVLSLHRGMRREAARAEMLTCLDRVGIRNAARRLADYPHQFSGGERQRVMIAMALLTRPELLIADEPTTALDVSVQAQILQLLQELRQELNMGLLFITHNLSIVRKLADNVAVMQNGRCVEQNRATTLFAAPAHPYTQRLLNSEPSGDPVPVPSDSPPLLEVDDLCVEFPVRKGLLRRIVAHNRVVNHVSFTLRQGEALGLVGESGSGKSTTGLALLRLIASQGHIRFDGQALNGLSRKRLLPVRHRIQVVFQDPNSSLNPRLNVLQIVEEGLRVHQPDLSAAEREEQVIAVLQEVGLDADMRHRYPAAFSGGQRQRIAIARALILKPALIILDEPTSSLDRTVQAQILALLKSLQQKHRLAYIFISHDLHVVRSLCHQVIVLRQGEVVEQGDCRRVFSEPRQDYTRQLLTLS